Part of the Geodermatophilus obscurus DSM 43160 genome is shown below.
CCAGCCGACCCGCCTCTCTCCGAGCTGATCATGGGGTTGTTGCTCGGCGACACGCTGCGGACGGCGCGTCCTCCGGCAACGAGCCCATGATCAACGGCGGAGGACGAGGACTGAGCAGGCCAGGTCACGCCTGCGTGCGGTGTCGTTCCGTCTCGGTCACGGGTAGGCAACGATCACCGTCCCGACCTGCGAGCCGGGACGGTCCGGGCCAGGGTCGGGCGCAGACCGCGACAGTCGAGCCGCCGGAGGTCCCCGTGCGCAGCAACCGACTCCTGCCCCTGCTCGCCGCCGGTGCCCTGGTGCTCAGCGCCTGCGGCGGCGGTGGGGAGAGCGTCGACACCGGAACCGGCGGAGGCGGAGGCGGAGGCGGCGGGGGCAGCACGCTCGTCGCGGCGGTGTCCGCCCAGCCCGACCAGTTCGACCCGCACGTGACCACGGCCTACCCGAGCTTCCAGGTCCTGGAGAACGTCTACGACACCCTCGTGGTGCCGAACGCCGAGGACCTCACGATGGAGCCGAGCCTCGCCGAGAGCTGGGAGACCAGCGAGGACCAGCTGACCTGGACGTTCACGCTGCGGGACGGCGTGACCTTCCACGACGGCAGCGCGTTCGACTCCGCCGACGTCGTCTACTCCTACCGGCGGATCATCGACGAGCAGCTGAGCAACTCGTTCCGGTTCCAGAACGTCGCGTCCGTCGAGGGGCCCGACCCGCGGACCGTCGTCATCACGCTCACCCAGCCGACGCCGAACCTGCTGGAGCGGATCGGCTCCTTCAAGGGGATGGCGATCCTGCCGGAGAACGCCGCGGCGGACCTCGACCTCACCACCGAGGCCAACGGCACCGGCCCCTTCCAGCTCGAGAGCTCCGACGCCAGCAGCACCGTGCTGACCGCCTACCAGGAGCACTGGGGCGGCGCGCCGAGCGTCGACGGGGTCGAGTTCCGCTACATCACCGAGCCGGCGGCGGCCCTGACCGCGCTGCAGAACGGTGAGGTGCAGTGGACCGACAACGTCCCGCCGCAGCAGATCGAGTCGCTGGGCGGCGACGACACCGTCGAGCTGCAGACGACGCCCAGCGTCGACTACTGGTACCTGTCCATGAATTACGCGCGCCCGCCGTTCGACAACCGCGACGTGCGGCGCGCGATCTCCTTCGCCGTCGACCGCGAGGCGGTGGCCGAGGCGGCGTGGTTCGGGGCGGCCCAGCCGAACCAGACCGCGATCCCCGAGGACAGCTTCTTCCACACCGACTACGCGCCGTTCCAGCCCGACCCCGACCAGGCCCGCCAGCTGCTCGAGCAGGCCGGCGTCCAGACGCCGCTGACGATGGGCCTGATGGTCACCGACGAGTTCCCGGAGACGGTGACCGCCGCGCAGGTGATCGCCAGCCAGCTCGAGCCGATCGGGATCAACGTGGAGATCGAGACCCTGGACTTCGCCACCTGGCTGGACCGGCAGGGTCAGGGCGACTTCGACGCCTTCTACCTCGGCTGGCTCGGCAACCTCGACCCGGCGGCCTACTACCAAGAGCAGCACCAGACCGACGGGCCGAACAACTACCAGGGCTACAGCAACCCGCAGGTCGACCAGCTGCTGCAGGCGGGCGCGACGGAGACCGACGACAACGCCCGCAAGCAGATCTACGACCAGGCCGCGCAACTCATCGTCGACGACGTCTCCTACCTGTACCTCTACAACCCCGACGTGGTGCAGGCGTGGGCGCCGGGGCTGTCGGGCTACCAGATCCGGGCGGACAAGGCGATCAACTTCGAGAGCGTGGAGCTGCCCTGACCGGCTACCTCCTCCGCCGGGTCGGCCAGTCGCTCGTCGTCCTGGCGGGGGTGAGCGTCATCGTGTTCGGCCTGGTCCAGCTGGTGCCGGGCGATCCGATCCGGCTGGCCCTCGGCACGCGTTTCGACCAGGAGACCTACGACGCGCTCCTCGCACGGTCCGGCCTGGACCAGCCGCTGGTCACGCAGTACTTCGGCTGGGCGGGCCGGGCCCTCACCGGGGACCTCGGGGTCAGCTTCCGCAGCGGGGAGACGGTCACCTCGCTGATCGGCGAGCGGCTGCCCGCGACGCTGACCCTGGCATTCGCCTCGATCCTGGTGGCGCTGCTCATCGCCGTCCCGCTGGGCACCCTGTCGGCGCTGCGGCCCCGGTCGGTCGTCGACCGGGTCGCGACGGTGCTCAGCCAGATCGGGATCTCGGTGCCGGAGTTCTGGATGGCGATCGTGCTCATCCTGGTCTTCGCCGGGACGCTGGGCTGGCTCCCCTCGGGCGGCTACGTCCCGCTCACGGAGGACCCGGGCGGCTGGGCCCGGCGGCTGCTGATGCCGGCGGTGGTCACCGGGGTGGTGTCCGGCTCGGTGATCACCCGGTTCGTGCGGTCGAGCGTCCTCGAGGCGCTCGGGGCCGACCACGTCCGGACGGCGCAGGCCAAGGGGCTGCCGGCGCGGCAGGTCTTCACCTGGCACGTGCTGCGCAACGCGCTGCTGCCCCTGGTCACCGTCACCGGCGTGCAGCTGGCCTACCTGCTGTCGGGAGTGGTGGTCGTGGAGATCGTCTTCTCCTGGCCGGGGCTCGGCCAGCTGGCCCTGCAGGCGGTCCAGTCGCGCGACTACCCGGTCCTCCAGGGGGCGATCCTGCTCTTCGCCGTGGTCTTCCTGCTGATCAACCTGGTGGTGGACCTGCTCTACACCGCCATCGACCCACGGATCCGACGATGAGACCCCAGCCGCGTCCTGCTGCGATGATCCACAGCCGAGGCCTGCTGCCATGACCGGCGCGCCGCTGCCCGAGCCGGCAGCCTCCCCGACCGCCACCGACGCCGGCGTCCCCTCGACGGCGCGGCCCCCGCGGCCGCGCTGGCGGCAGACCCTGGGCCTGCTCGCCCGAAACCCCACGGCGGCGGTCGCGGCGACGGTCCTGCTCGGCATCGTCCTGATGGCCGTCTTCGACGAGAGCCTGGCGCCCGAAGGGCCCAACGTCATCGCGGTCGAGGACCGCCTGCAGCCGCCGAGCCTGGACCACCCGTTCGGCACCGACGACCTCGGCCGGGACATCCTCAGCCGGGTGATCCTGGGGGCGGCCGTCTCGCTGCGGGTGGGGTTCCTGGCGGTCGCCTTCGCGCTGGTCGTCGGAGCCCTCATCGGCCTGCTGGCCGGCTACTACGGCCGCTGGGTGGACGACGTCCTGATGCGGTTCATGGACGTCCTCTTCGCCTTCCCGGCGGTGCTGCTGGCGATCGCGGTGCTCGCCGTCCGTGGCCCCGGGGCCGGCAACACCGCCCTGGCCATCGGGATCGTCTACATCCCCGTCTTCGCCCGGGTGACCCGCGCCAGCGTGCTCGGCGTCCGGGAGGAGGTGTACGTGCGGGCGTCGCGGTCGGTGGGTGCATCGGACTTCCGGCTGCTGACCCGGCACGTGCTGCCCAACGCGGCGCCGCCGATCATCGTGCAGACCTCGATCAGCCTGGCCTTCGCCGTCCTGGCCGAGGCGGCGCTGTCCTTCCTCGGGTTGGGCACCCAGCCGCCCAACCCGTCGTGGGGGCTCATGCTGGCC
Proteins encoded:
- a CDS encoding ABC transporter permease, encoding MTGAPLPEPAASPTATDAGVPSTARPPRPRWRQTLGLLARNPTAAVAATVLLGIVLMAVFDESLAPEGPNVIAVEDRLQPPSLDHPFGTDDLGRDILSRVILGAAVSLRVGFLAVAFALVVGALIGLLAGYYGRWVDDVLMRFMDVLFAFPAVLLAIAVLAVRGPGAGNTALAIGIVYIPVFARVTRASVLGVREEVYVRASRSVGASDFRLLTRHVLPNAAPPIIVQTSISLAFAVLAEAALSFLGLGTQPPNPSWGLMLAEGRGFIDLAWWLAFFPGMAIFLTVLCFNLLGDGLRDVLDPRQRTLMAGSGR
- a CDS encoding ABC transporter permease, with amino-acid sequence MTGYLLRRVGQSLVVLAGVSVIVFGLVQLVPGDPIRLALGTRFDQETYDALLARSGLDQPLVTQYFGWAGRALTGDLGVSFRSGETVTSLIGERLPATLTLAFASILVALLIAVPLGTLSALRPRSVVDRVATVLSQIGISVPEFWMAIVLILVFAGTLGWLPSGGYVPLTEDPGGWARRLLMPAVVTGVVSGSVITRFVRSSVLEALGADHVRTAQAKGLPARQVFTWHVLRNALLPLVTVTGVQLAYLLSGVVVVEIVFSWPGLGQLALQAVQSRDYPVLQGAILLFAVVFLLINLVVDLLYTAIDPRIRR
- a CDS encoding ABC transporter substrate-binding protein, whose amino-acid sequence is MRSNRLLPLLAAGALVLSACGGGGESVDTGTGGGGGGGGGGSTLVAAVSAQPDQFDPHVTTAYPSFQVLENVYDTLVVPNAEDLTMEPSLAESWETSEDQLTWTFTLRDGVTFHDGSAFDSADVVYSYRRIIDEQLSNSFRFQNVASVEGPDPRTVVITLTQPTPNLLERIGSFKGMAILPENAAADLDLTTEANGTGPFQLESSDASSTVLTAYQEHWGGAPSVDGVEFRYITEPAAALTALQNGEVQWTDNVPPQQIESLGGDDTVELQTTPSVDYWYLSMNYARPPFDNRDVRRAISFAVDREAVAEAAWFGAAQPNQTAIPEDSFFHTDYAPFQPDPDQARQLLEQAGVQTPLTMGLMVTDEFPETVTAAQVIASQLEPIGINVEIETLDFATWLDRQGQGDFDAFYLGWLGNLDPAAYYQEQHQTDGPNNYQGYSNPQVDQLLQAGATETDDNARKQIYDQAAQLIVDDVSYLYLYNPDVVQAWAPGLSGYQIRADKAINFESVELP